The window TAGAGTTACTCAAGGTCTAGCAGGTTGCGAATACGGTGGGCCAGTTTCTCAGAAGTGTTTGATAATGCTCTTGTTTCTTTGAAGATCAATAACCACAATTGGAATTCTCCATGGCTGAAATGTTCTTCATTGCTGAACATATTCTTCAGCAACTGCCTTTGAGACAAATCGCTTTCGTGCTCTTTAAGGGCAACAGCCTGAACCATAGACTTCACTTTCTCTGCTTCACGACCTGTAAATGATGTCTCAAGGAGGTTATCAAACTCCTCTATGATAATTTTGACAAGATCAAACGTCTCTAAATTCTTTTTGAAAAAGTTTTCGATATCTTCTTTGAGAATCTCTTTTATCTTGAGTTCTTTCAGCGTCAGGAGGACCGCAATATCTTCGCAGTCGTCAGCAATGTCATCCTGCAATGAAAGTATTTCCAGTAATGCACCCTTGCTGATAGGCATAAAGAGATTACTGGGCAGATGGTTACGTAATTCATTCTTTGTTGCGTCCGCCTTTGCTTCCAGTTTTGAAACTTCCTTTGCTATTCGTGCGACTGTTTTGGTATCCTCTTTTCCCAGGGCATCAAAGATATCTTTTAACCTTTCCACACAGAGATTAACATCCTGCATGTGCTTTTGCAGCGGAGCGAAGGGAGATTTTAAAAATAATTTAGCTAACGTTCTCATATCGATTGGGTAAAAAGATTTTTTATGATATAAAGGGTATATTGCCGTATATTAAAACAGAAATTACCGAGATTTCAACAGTTATTTCAGGATTTGTATATATTGCAGATTTCACGGGAAAGAGATGATACAATCCGGGATTATAGTCAGGTAATACTGATGAGTGAACCGGGCAATGAGAGGAGATTCTATACTTTAACTTTTTATTTTTTCAGCAATCTGTCCGCATGGTTTATTGTATGTTTCATTGAAAATTTATCTCGTAATGTTCTTTTCTGTTCTTGACCAAATTGTTCATTCTTATGTATTACACTGCGGGTAAACTTCGTTTTGATTAGACCTTTTCCCACTTTTCCACGTTGCCGCTGACTTTCTTAAAGATTGGATGAAACTTTATTCTTTTTACCGTTTCTAACCGGGCAAACCGTTCTGGATCTCTTTCTTTCAGTTTTCGTAGGAGATGCTGAAATTCGTACTCCAGTTGCCCACTGGTAACTGGTATCGTTCCTTTATAGTCTTTATGGATAATCTTGCTTCTGTCAAAGTTGTAACCACGGCAGTCTGCTTCATTAACTATGCCTCTTAAAAAGCTGGCTATGGCTCTACCAGGATTGGTTGTTTTTTTAAATCTCATTAATTGGGGATGGTTTTTATAACCCTTCGTTTTTCC is drawn from Candidatus Scalindua sp. and contains these coding sequences:
- a CDS encoding TIGR00153 family protein, with the protein product MQDVNLCVERLKDIFDALGKEDTKTVARIAKEVSKLEAKADATKNELRNHLPSNLFMPISKGALLEILSLQDDIADDCEDIAVLLTLKELKIKEILKEDIENFFKKNLETFDLVKIIIEEFDNLLETSFTGREAEKVKSMVQAVALKEHESDLSQRQLLKNMFSNEEHFSHGEFQLWLLIFKETRALSNTSEKLAHRIRNLLDLE
- a CDS encoding pyrimidine dimer DNA glycosylase/endonuclease V; the encoded protein is MRLWSLHPGFLDTKGLVALWREGLLAQKVLLGKTKGYKNHPQLMRFKKTTNPGRAIASFLRGIVNEADCRGYNFDRSKIIHKDYKGTIPVTSGQLEYEFQHLLRKLKERDPERFARLETVKRIKFHPIFKKVSGNVEKWEKV